Proteins found in one Tamandua tetradactyla isolate mTamTet1 chromosome 3, mTamTet1.pri, whole genome shotgun sequence genomic segment:
- the ACP1 gene encoding low molecular weight phosphotyrosine protein phosphatase isoform X3, which produces MAAGPPKSVLFVCLGNICRSPIAEAVFRKLVTDQNISDNWRIDSAATSTYELGNPPDYRGQNCMKKHDIPMNHVARQVPYFNFKTHMYVLCYSGSLTVVLFLTGTWAGHQIQEL; this is translated from the exons ATGGCAGCAGGGCCTCCCAAATCGGTGCTGTTTGTATGTCTGG GTAACATTTGTCGGTCACCCATTGCAGAAGCAGTTTTCAGAAAACTTGTAACtgatcaaaatatttcagataat TGGAGGATAGACAGTGCCGCAACATCCACTTATGAGCTAGGAAACCCTCCTGATTATCGAGGGCAAAATTGCATGAAGAAGCATGATATTCCTATGAATCACGTTGCCCGGCAGGTACCGTACTTTAACTTCAAAACACACATGTATGTTTTGTGTTACAGTGGATCATTGACAGTGGTGCTATTTCTGACTGGAACGTGGGCCGGTCACCAGATCCAAGAGCTGTAA